One segment of Spiroplasma kunkelii CR2-3x DNA contains the following:
- a CDS encoding type III pantothenate kinase: protein MKLLVDIGNTAIKFAILNSQKKIIVFLTMSSSELVDEKNFRQKIITGLSTIKLVLTDLTLLALSSVRPMWDDLFYQLVADLKIPFYQVKKNLFTERLKTDITNLCNLGADLIVGSYATLVLFPKQDVILVNMGTATTISLLKQGILLGTIIMPGLETAAEALFERAQLLQKFNFSYDNATLGKNTKQAINIGLVNGHLLAITAFVNQLATEAIKPQVILTGGNAVYIKKLVTYHYDKDLLFKGLVAILQDNKLI from the coding sequence ATGAAATTATTAGTTGATATTGGTAATACAGCAATTAAATTTGCAATTCTTAATTCTCAAAAAAAGATTATTGTTTTTTTAACAATGTCTAGTAGCGAATTAGTTGATGAAAAGAATTTTCGGCAAAAAATAATAACTGGTTTAAGTACAATAAAATTAGTTTTAACAGATCTTACATTATTAGCTTTATCTTCTGTTCGGCCAATGTGAGATGATTTATTTTATCAATTAGTTGCAGATTTAAAAATTCCTTTTTATCAAGTTAAAAAAAATTTGTTTACTGAGCGATTAAAAACAGACATTACTAATCTTTGCAATCTGGGTGCTGATTTAATTGTTGGTTCATATGCAACATTAGTTTTATTTCCTAAACAAGATGTTATTTTAGTTAATATGGGAACAGCAACAACAATTTCATTACTAAAACAAGGAATTCTCTTAGGAACAATTATTATGCCAGGTTTAGAAACAGCAGCAGAAGCATTATTTGAACGGGCACAATTATTACAAAAATTTAATTTTTCTTATGACAATGCGACTTTAGGAAAAAATACTAAACAAGCAATCAATATTGGATTAGTCAATGGTCATTTATTAGCAATTACTGCTTTTGTTAACCAACTTGCAACTGAAGCAATAAAACCACAAGTAATTTTAACAGGAGGCAATGCTGTTTACATTAAAAAATTAGTTACTTACCATTATGATAAAGATTTACTTTTTAAAGGATTAGTTGCCATTTTACAAGATAATAAATTAATATAA